Sequence from the Metopolophium dirhodum isolate CAU chromosome 2, ASM1992520v1, whole genome shotgun sequence genome:
atcatgattaaaatgttgataaccatttcattattcgcaaaagaaaattggaaaccggtatacaaaaccaaaaccgaaaccgtAATTTCATAATACCGGTATTGCTAAGTTGAAACCGAAAAATTTAGAAACCAGtattcaaaaccgaaatcgaaaccGATATTTCTTAATACCAGTATTGCTaagttgaaaccgaaatcgtaaaatttcaaaaccggtatacaaaatcgaaaccaaaaCTGAAATTTCCTAATActggtattgaaaaattgaaaccgaaatcgaaaaaattaataaccggTATACAATATcgaaaccgaaattatttcaatcggtttcaagccctggtatAAAACCCGTAGGTAccgataacaaaaaaaacagtaagtacagaacaataaattattattatttaaaaacgaccctttattattgcatttacaaTTAAACAATACTTTTATCTGTTTCACATACCATttacaattgatataatatatgtatacataaatatatatatttttttaattttcagagAATTCGGAAAAGTCGCTGAAAAATTGATTACATTTAACCAAACATTTTGATTTGACAAATAAATCAATTTccataattttttagaaaataaaataatgacaatctTTGACgtctaaaattatgttataaaggcgtaaataaatgtttttgatatactttcataatttattattaagataacATCATACCAAATGACAAATGTAGCACGCTACTCCATATTTTCCATTctaataagtaaccattaattgtatatatgtatataatagacatttttacattttattcgtttctatggtgataaacaaagagTTACGCAGAATCGGGTAGAAAATTAAACTATCTGTACCCAtcccaaaaatataatatttatgttgaacaaatttattattaccataataccTGTTAAATTGCATACATCACACATTGTTAGTTGCTACCtatttaactaggtatatagtaatgcctaaatttaaaaacaattacttagtttatttattgttatgtaattacaaattattttaaattaggttatatgataattgaatataaattgttataattaataagtacaaattttaataatattatgtttaagaatataactaaattttgtgtaaaatacaCCATACACATTTACATTTTCCTTGTGGTgccttattaaattaattgtataaattgaaTACGCTGTGACTCAAATaagtatttctataatatttattactattattcaaaacctatttaaatatatttattattttttttaagatacaaAATATTGTCTAACCGGGTATCCATCGCCTGCTATCTGAAGTCACTCCATTCTTTTTGTCAAACagcatttttttcaattcatccAAATGGTTGCATTCCGGGAAAAGGCCTCCAATACCAGATATTACGACTTCAACTTTTGGTTCCGTCATTTTCAAATCAAAATCTGGTCTTTCTTTACACAGAGTGTTTAAATTCCTAACAACtggaatttaaatttacagtttttatagatcagattaaaattataaacgcaTGGAGCAAAGTAAATACtaacaattgtttattattttatatagaattattGTGCAAAATGAATTACGATTTAGGGTTTACCTCGACACAAAGCAATgtcataataaattgtgttattaatccattcaatttttggttaattaattattattcaaaattgtacaataattgGACATTGTATCCCGTGAAGAATCACAAAGGTTAAAATTTGCAATTCACATAAAACATTTCTGGGGTTTAACAACCGGAATAAATGTACATCGCTTACCTTCCAATGTGTTTTCAATCATACTTTAACAAAACCAAATTACCGTCactgaaaactaaaataataagacTCCATTTTACATTCGGAGCTACTGACTTAAGAATACATAAGAATATGAATTATTAGTTACACAAtgacatttgttttatttttctgtggTATTTTTTTGTCATAGCTATAAAAGATATTTTGTACTTCGAAACCTTCATGTATAACACTCATCTATAACTAGGAAATATTACCTAGGTAGCCGGTTCTATTAAATAAGTGGTGATTTTTCGATTTCCTCAGCAGGATCTCTCATCATTGCTAGGAAAAACTACAACCGTCGAAACATTTCAAAGaaatgtatgtacataatacatatctgtattgtatattgtaataaacgtaaaaaaaaatttaaaaaacacaaaaaaatcacATGAagttagttacctacctactttgttacagtataataatatgtacttaatagCTTATACTAACATAGGTACTAAGTTCATAACGAGTTTCACTTCCACCATCatgaaatactatattatttgctTAATATGTCATTAAGAAATGAATACGTCATGGTGCATTTAAgtcaaacttaaatttaaaatgttgatgttaGAACTCTGGagactaattttaatttattcagaaTACTAAAAAGtgtctaataatatttcaataacaaaGACAATGATTGATTTAATTACCACtgaaatattaaactttaaaatatattgaatagttacataatatcgAGAGGATTATTGCTCATGCCTCATATTTTGGTATATCATTGTGatagatatatgtataatgtacatcatatatttatttatatatacgtaactcaaatgatatattatgttaatatgttaactgtaataataatattataatttccttGACTTTTAaagatagttttatatttataactaattcttgtaaattgtattatttatatgagcATTATGGTACAAtacatgattaaataataagttagaCAAGCCAAACGAAAACCCTGAACCCATACAAGGCTATACATTCCGACCTCGGGTAGACATGaatagtattaatgtattttaaacaataaacaaataacaattgttattaataataataataattatgtatcaaTAAATGAAACCGTTAAACCACTTGagatgtaaaatattgttagtttaagggctttttttttctataaatatcgataaaaattgtTGCTAGGTGCTTggtcaaaaaatttgaaatttgaattcgaaattcataattatatatacaattacgACCTACCAATTACAAATATCAGAAATTCAtcagtatgattttttttataaacgtttgaagttcaaatgttgacaatattttatcaaaatcattCTAATTTAACACATAAATTACAGCATGCGCCAGGAGGTGCAAACATTTTCCAACAAGTGGgctacattaaacattttaaatacctgcAGGTGATCGACCACTAtttgtttaggtatattatttacattatacattattacatggagcataataatatttttttaatatttcttcatacgaaaattgtgtttttctccgctgataagtgataaataaaacattttaacaggAAATGGCtccaacaaaataacaaaaacaagttGTCCCGGATCAATTAGAAGTGGACTGGGGCCCCATTCGGCCcactattatgaaaaaaaaatttgcaccGTACTGTTATAACCTACAACTTTTAGAAcctaattttttacttttagctACTCACcatgattaataaatagatgataaatattttttaaatttcgattTATTTGACGTgatattaattgtttgttattagattctgagcggagcgaaagaatgtactggttttacaatgatgtgtgttttttttctgtctgtcacaAACATTTCGGATAGTAAGCATGCTTTGATTTTTGAAATCAGCATCATTtctgatagaaaaataaacctacttggtacttttaggaggtcaaaattgaaaattccaagaaGTTTTGGAAAGCGTcgagaaaaactaccgacaaattacgaaaaaccgctaaaattggggttttaatttctaatgattTGTTTATCTCCATAgcgacgaataaaaaataataatattataacgactaCGCTaactgctcagaatcgtttttcgtatccaatggtttatcattgtattcaaatataacacatccattacaactactgtacagcagagcggtatccacttgtccaccttttttttatattgtgttttaaatcgtaaatcataaataaaatctaGAGGATAAATGTGAATATGTAATAGATAGATTACTTGATGTAATAcacttaggtacataataatttaaggaATAATTAATTgcttaataaataggtaacctGGTAAATCATACACCACTACTTAGTCTTTGGTTGTAGGTACTTGAAGTAACCCATCGGAACGGCTCGTCAGTCGTCACAATATACGTTTGTCGTTAAAATGTTGAGAACCAATGACACAATCaatgttcaaattttcaaaCGTTCGTAACTTCATACTGATAGCTTGCAGtcgctaaaaagtaaaaactgataGTACTGAAAagtaaagataaatattattaaataatattataatattgtatgaatttTGATTTGAGTTTTCCGAATTTCCATTTTCAAATACTCTCGCGATCTGGCTTTGAACACCGGATTGGTCATGTTTTTGATAGAttatatgtaatacattatatgtatatcatacaCTCAATACTTAACTGAACACATTTTATTCAACCGATTGTGCTACATTTAAAAGTGTGTGTAACTATGGGTTAACATATAATTTTCCAGTTTTACGAGGCTTTATGATGATTTgatctattttatttatcaatgttCGAAACCTGATTGTTTCAGGCTATGGCTGCTGAAAGAGAACGCCGTTCAAATGCTGGTAACAAACTAGCACGTTTATTAGACGAAGAAGAAGCTGCAGATGATGAATTTTATAAGACTACCTACGGTGGGTTCAATGAAGATGAGGAAGATAATGATTTTCATTTTGTCGATGAAGAAGCCCCAGATGAAGTTGATTCAGATTTTAGTATTGATGAAAATGATGAAGTGATATCAGACGTGGAAGATGAAGAACAAgctcaaaaaaaaacaaataggtaggtacattacgaTTACACAAAACACGTAGATAGTTTGATACCTATTTTAGtggttgtatattttttttgcctTGTATATagcatagcaaaaactgttttgtgcgggaaagaaccgagaacgCTACAAACATAACTAAGAAACAACATTTTCATCGCATAAAAAGGATgactttggctgtgcaatatcgtttttattttttcgttatcgggacttcaaaaaaatttatttaagtttgaaaaacactaataacaatggattttgaaacaataagaactttttttgtataagtgatatcaaaaaaataacaacgatatttcacagccaaagttctcctttaTATGTAgtgaaaattttgtttcttagttatgactgtaaccTCAGTTCTGTCCCGCGCTAAAACGTTTTTGGTATGCTAtaagtgtgtaagacggagacaacatattatgtgggtgcggcgtcctcttaaataaataaataattaaatacaattaaatttacttatacCGCAGTATCTTTTTCTGGTGAttgttttttcaaatcattatatagattagtaaaattatttattctgaTAGATTGGCACTATTATACCACTGTActggtattttagtatttagtaaataataaatgttattagaaaataaaagataaataaacctaagaaaatgtattagtttaagttacctaacctaacttacgtgataatattttttgaggatttcatattattttaagtacctaccttattttgttgaatacatttattttatagctaGAGTAATAGTTCTCTACCAATGATATGTCGTATGTGactgagaaaaaaataattgagagGACACCATGCCCGTGTGTTGTGTCTTCGTCTtccaaatgtacaacataatatgttcagCAGAAATGTTGTGttgttagatttaatattagaaCAAATTGACCATACAACTtaatggtaaaaacattattaagaGCATCtcatagtttttattgttaagtacctaactaagtaatatattttacaagactaaataatattttaacagtgtTGGATGcagtgattttctgtctttgtctaacacacgttgAACATAGGACTCGGGAATAACGACTTAAGCGattgacaaaaattaaggtacttctagttgttcaatttaaaaaataaaaatatgtctgaATTGGTAAGTTAACTTTGCATCGATCgaagcatatttttaatatttttttaatatatttaatattaaaaattgacaaatttataaaatttaaaatatttattctcatcaaaataatggtaCAATTGAAAAAGTACTTCGACCGATGCAAAATAAACTTGTATACCAATTCAAAtatcttttcatttttaaattgaacaccTAGAAGTACTTTAATTGTTGTTAGTCGCTTAGGTCATTATTCCTATGTtccacgtgtgttagacaaagacagcaAATCACCGCATCCGACGCCCTTTAAAAGAAAGACTGTCTATTAACCCCTACCTATCAGgctatatcaatatattttattttaattgtactcTAATATTGTCGATTTGATATCTATgatcaaaaaatgtattctttcatatttttatctcaAAAGCATATTAGGTGCATATTTCAAGGTTGTTGATACATAATAGTAACTCAAAATTGGTTTTACTTAACACTAATTAACTTGCATACAGTTATCGCTTGTGCAGTTATATAAAAAAGAACATCATTAAGCTTGTATACAACAGTAGTTAAAATAATTCGGATTTTTTTTCAAGTGGTACATGAGAATTTTCAATGTTAGTATAGTGATATGTTGTGATATGTGATATAAAAAGATTAAGAACTGCTGGTATAAAagtttacctaattattttcttttgttttaactaatttataattattttattttatcttagaTACCAAGAACCTAAAGTACCAAAACCTGTTGAACAAAATGAAGCTCCAAAAAGAAAACGTTCCCGAACAGAAAAAGTGGTGGTGGCGGCTGAGACGTCATATGAGCGAAAGTCAATACGCCAATCAACAGCAGTTAAGTCTCAGGAAACAATAGAACGTATCAAAGAACGTGTTAGTAAAATTAAGCGAAATAAACCAATGCCTCCAGAAGAAATGCCTTCACAGCAAGAATTGTTGGAAGAAGCAAAACTCACAGAAGAagagaatttaaaatcattagagaaatttgaaaaattagaaTTGGCTAGAAAACAGACAAGAGCTAAACCTCGTGTCACATACTTGACATCTGTTAAATTTCTTAGTAAAGCATATCCATTGTTTGCTGAAgatgacaatataaatattgaatgtgAAGAACATGACATGAAACGTGAACGCCGTGAGTATTTCGAGCGCACTTCCATCACAGTGAATGAACCCCATGAATTTGAACGAATGTTCCCCAAAAAAGTAGCCAAACCGATTAAACCACATAGACAGTGTGTATTTACTGAAGATTATGCCAGATACAGGGATCCTTTGACCGGTCACCCTTATAAGAATCAAaagatattttcaatattaagatCTGTATACTCTATGCATTTAGATGAAGCCTTtgctaataaataaatgtttataaaacacaaattttaacttttagaaCTACTCtttcaagttataatattaaattggtaataactaagttgtattataattcattatttttatacttaaaggATAACTCATTGATcattgacaaatatttaaaaatgttttttttttcattgaaatgtattatgatttgacattttgaaattcataatGAATTTAAGGATAGGTATTATAACatgtttatgataaataaaaagttaaggCATTTTATACCTAGATAtggttaatattaaattttgtcttaatatttaataatgatttccTTTTAATATCTTCAAGTTGGATACTTGATAGTTGATACTATAGTTAGGGCCACAAAAATTAGCAGTGACTGATCAGATCTAGTGCTTAAAATATGGTAGAAATAATGGcaataatttgtaaatcattccataatctatactaatatgtataataattgtaggttatacacaatattacataatttataactaacatagggtatgttttttttcaaattgttgccATGTTTAACATTAGAATCTATTGCAACAACCACTAACTTTTTGTGGTCCTAGCTATAGTTAGGTATTAATGCTTACCACAGAAATTTGGATGGGTAATATAAGATTggtatacaatagtataattgtacaataattatttgtcacAAGTGCATTAAGTGCCAAAAAAATAgccaatatacattttgtactaaTGTTTTTTAATGAATTGTTTACATGAATGTTAAGTTAACTCTTAAGAGGATGTTAGTGCattgtttgttttctctctctggtccACGCGTAACATAAAAGAAATGTATTTATGcagaatcattttatttttttattagttatattagtgTAAAACTTTACTTTAgattagctataatattatattacttactaaaaatctaaaactatACTTTGgctttaagtaggtattatttatgtaaagtgaataattgaatgaatatttatttgcaTGGTTCAGTGTTcacctaaattaaattttcaacaacACCTTGTAACATAAATGCAGCAAATACTAAACTTACCAAACACCACTAGACTTCAATCATTATTtagatataacttatataaatgcTTTtggtttgttatttaaatttagttataacaatgttataatattattaaaatacataattatttgtgGAAAccaatcaacataatattattaatattatacaatcgtaTAAGCTGTCCCCTGTTGGCTgtcagtataaaattataaataaaatacaaaaaacacatttttttgtattttcaataaaaaaaaggcaCTACAATATGATGTGTaaaatactgttataatatccAAGTTTGAAATACTTAAGCAAAGATGTAACacattattttgtggttaaatcttaaaatattttcaatttaatacctaaggcttgaaaatgtaatacaatataaatgttttttaaaacaattcaaaaatacagccacaatttttggtttttataatagttCTATCTTTCAAGATTAAATGTGGATAAGAtaggatattttaatttcttacgtgaaatattgattttatctcaaacgattttagttattttgtaactgaaacattttagtattttactattttttaaaatatattaatattactttctgTACACaatgcaattttcaaaatattttgagctattcATACCATTCTATGGTATGTCGGCATTGACTACTAAGACCTAAGTCAACATTAATAGTATtctatacagtatataatatattacatataaccaatgtattattaaatgtaatttttttatcgataattAGTTTAACCTGCTGTAGTAGAAATTGtcttatagttatataatgtataataaattataaagtattctTAGAAATAAAATTTGACACACTGTCTCCGCTCAGCATTATTTTTGGtgtacaaatatttatcaatatagaATATAGGCGCAACTAGGACATTTTcagaggagggggggggggggggggtctgtagcacttacattttttctttgtttgtctgtatgtacattttttttacacttctACTTGACTTATTTGAAAATGGCttgtaataaacataaatttatatcaataataattatatcgttataatattatgataatatttaaccagTATTGTTCACTTAACATGGCAACATACAACATACTATTTatgatgtatttattaaaattcagatttttggaatttttaaatatacttaaggactatattttaaattattattatttagattcacATTTCACAAGTACATAATCagcttaataatttacagtaaaaaggtTGGttgtcgtttgaaaaaaaaaacatgttggTATCACCACAGTCCACAGGAAACTCTTTGAAATGATACCTAATAAGGCTATAACCAATCTAAGAATTTGCCAAATTCGATAAACAGTCATtcagtacctatagtataactAATCTAATCGTTCTTAGTGAATTGTATGCCTCATTGAAGAAATCATTTTTACTAACGTATTAtctgatataggtatattttttttaggggaGCCTAActgctaagcccccccccccccccaaagtccCTGCCTAGTTGTGCCAATGTTTATCAATTACACTCAATTGAACACAAGTGCACAACTATTGCACTGCTCTCAGTCTTAATGCCAAGAAACACTCGAAACCTACTTATTGGCAATTACCTACTGCAACAGACCTAGTTCctcggtttttttttgttttattaccgAATATCAGATTATAAtggtatcattattaattaactatgaaTTTTATCTACGAGTAGTATGAATAAAACTCtagtacttatatttaatttgcattACAATAATTCAATAG
This genomic interval carries:
- the LOC132939409 gene encoding vacuolar protein sorting-associated protein 72 homolog; translation: MAAERERRSNAGNKLARLLDEEEAADDEFYKTTYGGFNEDEEDNDFHFVDEEAPDEVDSDFSIDENDEVISDVEDEEQAQKKTNRYQEPKVPKPVEQNEAPKRKRSRTEKVVVAAETSYERKSIRQSTAVKSQETIERIKERVSKIKRNKPMPPEEMPSQQELLEEAKLTEEENLKSLEKFEKLELARKQTRAKPRVTYLTSVKFLSKAYPLFAEDDNINIECEEHDMKRERREYFERTSITVNEPHEFERMFPKKVAKPIKPHRQCVFTEDYARYRDPLTGHPYKNQKIFSILRSVYSMHLDEAFANK